A window from Salvia miltiorrhiza cultivar Shanhuang (shh) chromosome 2, IMPLAD_Smil_shh, whole genome shotgun sequence encodes these proteins:
- the LOC131011027 gene encoding uncharacterized protein LOC131011027 isoform X2: MSSGWRRAFGNARSFIGNSMGGLRGGSSLASWAVAGTLAYFLWVRPSQQLKREQEERAALAAASDSYRYVEKRKPIPDPQETGLIYGNKKGAKRSE, encoded by the exons ATGTCGAGCGGTTGGAGGAGAGCATTCGGGAACGCGAGGTCCTTTATTGGAAATTCGATGGGCGGCCTCAGAGGCGGCAGCAGTTTAGCATCGTGGGCGGTCGCCGGAACCCTAGCTTATTTCCTCTGGGTCCGGCCGTCGCAGCAGCTCAAAAGAGAGCAAGAG GAACGAGCTGCGTTGGCAGCGGCATCGGATTCTTATCGATATGTTGAGAAGAGGAAACCGATTCCGGATCCTCAG GAAACTGGGTTGATTTACGGGAACAAAAAGGGAGCGAAAAGGTCTGAGTGA
- the LOC131011027 gene encoding uncharacterized protein LOC131011027 isoform X1, translated as MSSGWRRAFGNARSFIGNSMGGLRGGSSLASWAVAGTLAYFLWVRPSQQLKREQEERAALAAASDSYRYVEKRKPIPDPQVSVVVNFVFFWRSFRFRLNWKRFNFCNW; from the exons ATGTCGAGCGGTTGGAGGAGAGCATTCGGGAACGCGAGGTCCTTTATTGGAAATTCGATGGGCGGCCTCAGAGGCGGCAGCAGTTTAGCATCGTGGGCGGTCGCCGGAACCCTAGCTTATTTCCTCTGGGTCCGGCCGTCGCAGCAGCTCAAAAGAGAGCAAGAG GAACGAGCTGCGTTGGCAGCGGCATCGGATTCTTATCGATATGTTGAGAAGAGGAAACCGATTCCGGATCCTCAGGTTAGTGTTGTAgtgaattttgtatttttttggagGAGCTTTCGATTTCGATTGAATTGGAAAAGGTTCAATTTTTGTAATTGGTGA
- the LOC131011028 gene encoding AT-hook motif nuclear-localized protein 27-like has protein sequence MAGYDSGSSRYVHQLLTNPTSEMEPSADSKESPQDKDQETAATTSSGGTNRRPRGRPPGSKNKPKPPIIVTRDSPNALRSHVLEVSSGTDVVESVSVYARRRGRGVCVLSGGGTVTNVTLRQPGAGAPGAVVTLHGRFEILSLSGTVLPPPAPPGAGGLSIFLSGGQGQVVGGSVVAPLVASGPVVLMAASFANAVFERLPLEEEEGGAPAAAQPQPSASQSSGVTAGGGGRGGHMGESGGGDGGGGDGSFLNSGGGGGGNATPTPGNYPFSAELFGWGSGGSGSGGAGRPPF, from the coding sequence ATGGCGGGATACGACTCCGGTTCATCTCGCTACGTTCATCAGCTTCTGACAAACCCTACTTCAGAAATGGAGCCTTCAGCAGATTCCAAGGAATCCCCACAGGATAAGGATCAGGAAaccgccgccaccaccagcTCCGGGGGCACCAACCGGCGCCCCCGGGGGCGGCCCCCTGGCTCCAAGAACAAGCCCAAGCCGCCGATCATAGTCACGCGCGACAGCCCCAATGCGCTGCGCTCCCACGTGCTCGAGGTCTCCTCGGGAACCGACGTCGTCGAGAGCGTCTCCGTCTACGCGCGCCGCCGCGGGAGGGGCGTCTGCGTGCtcagcggcggcggcaccgTCACCAACGTCACGCTCCGCCAGCCCGGGGCTGGGGCCCCGGGGGCCGTGGTGACACTGCACGGCCGCTTCGAGATCCTCTCCCTCTCCGGGACAGTGCTGCCGCCGCCTGCGCCTCCGGGGGCGGGCGGGCTCTCGATTTTCTTATCTGGGGGGCAGGGCCAGGTCGTGGGGGGCAGCGTGGTGGCGCCGCTCGTGGCGTCGGGGCCGGTGGTGTTGATGGCGGCGTCCTTCGCGAATGCGGTGTTTGAGCGGCTGCCgctggaggaggaggaggggggCGCCCCCGCCGCCGCGCAGCCGCAGCCTAGTGCGTCGCAGTCGTCCGGTGTCACGGCTGGCGGCGGAGGCCGAGGGGGTCATATGGGTGAGAGTGGCGGTGGTGATGGCGGTGGCGGCGATGGCTCGTTTCTCAACTCGGGCGGCGGAGGCGGGGGGAATGCAACGCCGACGCCCGGTAATTATCCGTTCTCGGCGGAGCTTTTTGGATGGGGCAGCGGCGGAAGCGGCAGCGGCGGTGCGGGAAGGCCGCCATTTTGA